From Elusimicrobiota bacterium, one genomic window encodes:
- a CDS encoding AAA family ATPase: protein MIIRNFKIENFRGIYRADLNFTKHNLFVGPNSVGKSTILESLDLLLGPERLRSPDAINEHDFYRSKYLDAEKKPIEIKIECVFIALTKREKTTFFSHLEFWNKNENRLLSSSEVSPEETDEEAIEPALRIAFRGRYDPEEDEFIATTYFSHPPVESHEEPELVTSKHKREFGFLFLRSLRTGARALTLERGSLLDIVLQLKEVRPGTWERVLDVLRKIGPTLDQDADFRSILNSIENQVNHYIPIKRAGKASEFQVTKLTRESLRKTASLFVASRTNDTLVPFQNIGHGAANVFVLALLTFIADLKAENDHNVIFAMEEPEIALPPYTQRKIVEQLKKKSNQCLFTSHSPYVAESFIPNDLFVIQRDGTDTLRASPIPENSTIKQKTLHREFRIRFAEGLLSKGILAVEGPSDQSALVIASRKMSEADPSYSSPDVLGIAVIEVGGDGSLPKFGSFFKSLGIKSFAFYDNQKDANHKQEIQSAFDIAKDHQCAGIEELICGELPLGVINQFLTECQSWSDYPQHISIPQASSEEEKRKLVTEILKARKGAGYTARLLDLVPPENLPTQICEFLKEIETFVNNSESAAPDDSPLEL, encoded by the coding sequence GGAAAGTCAACGATCTTAGAATCTTTGGATTTGCTTTTAGGACCAGAACGCCTACGCAGTCCCGACGCAATTAACGAACACGATTTTTATCGTAGTAAGTATCTGGACGCCGAAAAGAAACCAATCGAGATCAAAATCGAATGCGTATTCATCGCCCTGACCAAAAGGGAAAAAACTACATTTTTTAGCCACCTTGAGTTTTGGAATAAAAATGAAAACCGACTACTCAGTTCCTCGGAAGTTTCACCAGAAGAAACCGATGAAGAAGCGATTGAGCCGGCTTTGAGGATAGCTTTCAGGGGGAGGTACGACCCCGAAGAAGATGAATTTATAGCCACAACGTATTTTTCACATCCGCCTGTTGAATCGCACGAAGAGCCTGAATTGGTTACCAGCAAGCATAAGCGTGAATTCGGTTTCTTGTTTTTGAGGTCATTGCGAACAGGCGCCCGAGCCCTCACGCTAGAAAGAGGGTCGTTATTGGATATCGTCCTCCAATTGAAAGAAGTGCGCCCAGGAACTTGGGAGCGCGTGCTCGACGTCTTAAGAAAGATTGGCCCGACTTTAGATCAAGACGCCGATTTTAGGTCAATATTGAATTCAATCGAGAATCAAGTCAATCACTACATTCCCATTAAACGGGCAGGCAAGGCGTCAGAGTTCCAAGTTACGAAATTGACACGGGAAAGCTTGCGAAAAACAGCGTCCCTTTTCGTGGCGTCGCGCACGAATGATACTTTGGTTCCTTTTCAAAATATCGGCCACGGTGCAGCGAATGTTTTTGTATTGGCACTGTTAACCTTCATTGCGGATCTTAAGGCTGAGAACGACCATAACGTTATTTTTGCGATGGAGGAGCCTGAAATTGCACTGCCCCCTTATACGCAGAGAAAGATCGTTGAACAGCTCAAGAAAAAAAGCAACCAATGCCTTTTTACAAGCCATTCCCCTTATGTCGCCGAATCGTTCATTCCTAATGATTTATTCGTGATTCAGCGAGATGGAACGGACACTCTCCGCGCTTCTCCTATCCCAGAAAATTCAACCATTAAACAAAAAACTCTCCATCGAGAATTTCGGATCCGATTTGCCGAAGGATTATTGAGTAAAGGAATTCTTGCCGTAGAGGGGCCTTCCGACCAGTCCGCTCTTGTCATTGCTTCAAGAAAAATGAGCGAGGCGGATCCGTCATATTCCTCGCCTGACGTGTTGGGAATTGCGGTAATTGAAGTCGGAGGCGACGGAAGCCTTCCCAAGTTCGGCTCTTTTTTTAAGTCTTTGGGAATAAAATCATTCGCCTTCTACGACAATCAGAAGGACGCAAATCATAAGCAGGAGATTCAATCAGCTTTTGATATCGCAAAGGACCATCAGTGTGCGGGAATTGAAGAATTAATTTGTGGAGAATTACCCCTGGGGGTTATCAATCAGTTTTTAACTGAGTGCCAAAGTTGGTCAGATTATCCCCAACATATTTCTATTCCTCAAGCGTCCTCGGAAGAAGAGAAAAGAAAACTTGTGACTGAAATTCTGAAGGCCAGGAAAGGGGCAGGATACACGGCGAGGTTGCTTGATCTCGTCCCCCCAGAAAATTTACCAACACAAATCTGTGAATTTCTAAAGGAAATTGAAACGTTTGTGAACAATTCCGAATCCGCTGCACCGGACGATTCTCCATTGGAGCTATGA
- a CDS encoding ATP-dependent helicase gives MKLSAGQQQVIESNKDLLVLGSPGAGKTTVGLLKARHRVANGLEDHQRVLFLSFSNSAVYQIQNAADISLSLQDRKKLQVRTFHSLCFELLKCYGGLLGAKLPIGIFPPEDENINDNQDMRRVARETGMVTFNLLVVFAKELLGRSRSIAEVFRHKYPLVIVDEFQDTDDTEWDLINTMTQGGQLVCLADPHQRIYDFRPGVTEKRIEILRQTRNPHVIDLAGDNFRSPQSTVSQIASYVLDPSVRVTMNGNVLFNTYQYQNQCGVVLKRAVVDLEKKIAQDNGIPRPSVAIVAASNDTVQIISDWLSKKTPTANFVLRHDILVDDNALMHSWKTLARFMEFAGGDGINSKIAALMQTMADFYKYRNSKSANQQADKLLRWSSMLNTGQIPRATQTPKKITDCLNKIGSIPWSGNPTEDVDRTLQALSQCKDSYLSPITQYIRFKPPCRMGDKITGKVSEFYKDNRGYLGMLDPFRRWLVQDRIADRFKKPFGRILMTMHKCKGREYDGMVIFDGLYDPHRITLRGDRQPYWNSRRVLRVAISRARHKVAVVYPKNNPSPVLSFLLPQASSNLAVVN, from the coding sequence ATGAAACTCTCTGCGGGACAGCAGCAAGTTATTGAAAGCAACAAGGATTTGCTGGTTTTGGGTAGCCCGGGCGCAGGAAAAACAACGGTGGGATTATTGAAGGCTCGCCATCGGGTAGCCAACGGTCTTGAAGATCATCAGAGAGTTCTTTTCTTGAGCTTTTCAAACAGTGCTGTTTATCAAATTCAAAATGCCGCCGATATTAGTTTATCGTTGCAAGATCGGAAAAAACTTCAAGTTCGCACCTTTCATTCGCTGTGTTTTGAATTACTGAAATGTTACGGCGGTCTCCTTGGGGCAAAACTTCCCATCGGTATTTTCCCGCCAGAAGATGAAAACATTAATGATAATCAAGATATGCGACGTGTTGCCAGAGAAACTGGGATGGTCACCTTTAATTTGCTAGTGGTCTTCGCCAAGGAACTGCTGGGGCGGTCCCGATCCATAGCTGAAGTTTTTAGACACAAATATCCACTGGTCATTGTGGACGAATTCCAGGACACCGATGACACGGAATGGGACTTGATTAACACCATGACACAAGGGGGCCAATTGGTCTGTTTGGCGGACCCACACCAACGCATCTACGATTTCCGTCCTGGTGTAACTGAAAAAAGAATCGAGATTCTTCGGCAGACAAGAAACCCCCACGTAATTGATCTTGCTGGGGATAATTTCAGAAGCCCCCAAAGCACCGTGTCACAGATCGCTTCTTATGTGCTTGATCCTTCGGTGCGGGTGACGATGAATGGAAACGTGCTTTTTAATACTTACCAGTATCAAAATCAATGTGGGGTTGTGTTGAAGAGGGCCGTGGTTGACCTGGAGAAAAAAATAGCGCAAGACAATGGTATTCCCAGGCCCTCGGTAGCGATAGTGGCCGCCAGCAATGATACCGTCCAGATAATCTCCGATTGGTTGTCTAAAAAAACACCAACGGCAAATTTCGTGTTACGTCATGATATTTTGGTGGATGACAATGCCTTAATGCATTCCTGGAAGACGCTGGCGCGCTTTATGGAATTTGCCGGTGGCGACGGGATAAATTCCAAGATAGCCGCTCTTATGCAAACAATGGCAGATTTCTATAAATACAGAAATTCGAAATCAGCTAATCAACAAGCCGATAAGCTACTTCGGTGGAGTTCAATGTTAAATACTGGGCAAATCCCGCGAGCTACCCAAACGCCCAAAAAAATAACGGACTGCTTGAATAAAATTGGCTCCATACCCTGGTCAGGCAATCCCACAGAAGATGTTGATAGAACATTGCAAGCCTTATCTCAATGCAAAGACAGCTATCTCTCGCCCATTACCCAGTACATCAGATTTAAGCCGCCGTGCCGGATGGGAGACAAGATTACTGGAAAAGTATCCGAGTTTTATAAGGATAATCGTGGCTATTTGGGCATGCTTGATCCTTTCAGGAGATGGTTAGTCCAAGATCGGATTGCGGACCGTTTCAAAAAACCTTTCGGCCGCATCCTTATGACCATGCATAAATGCAAGGGGCGCGAGTATGACGGTATGGTAATTTTTGATGGACTTTATGATCCTCACAGAATTACTCTCCGAGGAGATCGTCAGCCCTACTGGAACAGCCGTAGAGTTTTACGAGTGGCAATTTCACGAGCAAGGCATAAGGTAGCCGTGGTTTACCCAAAAAACAATCCTTCGCCTGTATTATCATTCTTATTGCCTCAAGCATCTTCGAATCTAGCAGTTGTCAATTAA
- a CDS encoding SOS response-associated peptidase, whose amino-acid sequence MCGRYSQTADIEELADHFCFEDEKINFKPRYNIAPGQEAPIVIWEEIKLCKHTRWGLVPFWAREEAVGYKMINARAETLTQKSTFKKSFERKRCLVLADGFYEWRKIDGIKRKIPMRIMLKNKEPFAFAGLWDVWKKPDGSELRSFTIITTEPNDFMRPIHNRMPVILRQKDEEMWLDPDLKDTSKLLPLLAPYSSKEMGAYEVSTIVNSPQNDDPQCIVPVKV is encoded by the coding sequence ATGTGCGGACGCTATTCCCAAACCGCTGACATTGAGGAATTGGCGGATCATTTTTGTTTTGAAGATGAGAAGATAAATTTTAAACCCAGGTACAACATCGCTCCCGGCCAGGAAGCGCCCATCGTGATCTGGGAGGAAATCAAGCTTTGCAAGCATACTCGTTGGGGTCTTGTTCCCTTCTGGGCCAGGGAGGAGGCCGTCGGCTACAAGATGATCAATGCCCGGGCGGAAACGCTCACGCAGAAATCAACCTTCAAGAAGTCCTTTGAGCGTAAGCGCTGCTTGGTTTTGGCGGATGGTTTTTACGAATGGCGCAAGATCGACGGCATCAAGAGAAAAATTCCCATGCGAATTATGCTCAAAAACAAGGAGCCTTTCGCATTCGCCGGCCTTTGGGACGTCTGGAAGAAACCGGATGGCAGCGAGCTTCGTTCGTTCACGATAATCACCACCGAACCCAACGATTTTATGCGCCCCATCCACAATCGGATGCCGGTTATCTTGCGGCAAAAAGATGAGGAGATGTGGTTAGATCCGGACCTAAAAGATACCTCGAAACTTCTGCCATTGCTGGCACCTTATTCGTCGAAGGAAATGGGTGCGTACGAAGTCTCGACCATTGTGAATTCGCCGCAGAACGACGATCCACAGTGTATTGTTCCCGTGAAGGTATAA